The genomic interval CGGCTATGACTTCTGGGAGCGCGCCATGGCATTGATCATCACCGACGAGTGCATCAACTGCGATGTGTGCGAGCCCGAGTGCCCGAACGATGCCATCTACCTGGGCGTACAGATCTACGAGATCGACCCGCACAAGTGCACCGAGTGCGTCGGTCATTTCGACGAACCCCAGTGCGTGCAGGTCTGCCCGGTGTCCTGCATTCCGGTCAACCCGGAGCATGTGGAAGAC from Comamonadaceae bacterium OS-1 carries:
- the fdx_1 gene encoding ferredoxin, with product MALIITDECINCDVCEPECPNDAIYLGVQIYEIDPHKCTECVGHFDEPQCVQVCPVSCIPVNPEHVEDKDSLWAKYRRLQAAIAKP